A region of the Kribbella sp. NBC_01245 genome:
GACACCGATATGCAGGAGCGGTTCGACGCGAACGTCCGGTTCATCGACCAGCTGTCCGGCCAGCTGATCGCGACGGTGCTCGCGGAGTTCGAAGCCGATCCGGACCACGCCGCCAAGCAGGAGCAGGCGCAGCGTTGGCGCAAGGACGAGGTCCTGATGTCCCTGGTCGAGGTCTACGAGGCCGAACAGCCGGCGAACCCGGTCGACGATCACTGGATCACCCTCAGGCCGACCGTCGACACCAGTACCGGAGACAGCCGATGACCGCCAACACGCTCCCTGAAAACTCCCTGCTGCACGAACGGATCACCCGCCTGACAACCGACAAGCGCGCGCAGCTCCTCGCTCGGCTGCGGGCTGAGCCGTCCCGCGAGGACACGCCGTGGCTCGTGCGGTTCTCGCGCGGTGACGCGCCGGGCATCCGGCTGTTCTGTTTCTCGTACGCCGGAAGCGGTGCGTCGATCTTTCGCGGCTGGACCGACGGGCTACCGGCCGAGGTCGACGTGTGGGCGGCGCAGCTGCCGGGCCGCGAGACCCGCGTAGGGGAGCAGCCGCTGGGGCGGATGGCTCCCGTCATCGATGCGCTGCACGAGGCGATCCGTCCTCAGTTGGACCTGCCGTACGTCTTCTTCGGTCACAGCATGGGTGCGCTCGTCGCGTTCGAGCTCGCCCGGCGGTTGCGAAGCGCTGGTGATCCTGAGCCTGCGCACCTTTTCCTGGCGGCGTTCCGGGCCCCGCAGCTGGCCAACCCGAACATCAAGATCTACCACCTGCCGGACGAGGTGCTGAAGACCGTCCTGCTCAAGGAGGGCACGCCCCAACAGGTTCTGGAGAACGACGAGCTGATGCGGGCGCTGCTGCCCACGCTGAGGGCCGACTTCGAGTTGTGCGACACCTACGAGTACGGCGCTGAGCCGCCGCTGCGGATGCCGGTCTCCGTTTTCGGAGGCCATCAGGACGTGCGGGTCGGCCGGAGCGATCTGGAGCCCTGGCGCGACCAGGCGGCCGGCCCGTTCCGGCTGGCGATGATTCCCGGTTCGCACTTCTTCCTGCACAGCGCTCAGGACCTGCTGCTCACCGAACTCGTCCGCGACCTCGGGAGCGCCGCACTGATCAAGGAAGGGGAACATGTCCATGACCGACCGATCGCCGGCTGACCGATCCCGTGACCCGATCGCGATCGTAGGAATCGGCTGCCACTTTCCTGGCGGTGCGAAGGGCCCAGGTGCTTTCTGGGACCTGCTGTGCAACGGAGTCGACGCCACCCGGGACCTGCCGGCCGACCGCTGGGAGACGGGTAAGTTCTACGATCCGGCCGGCGGCAAGCTCGGCAAGATGAGCACGTTCCACGGTGGGTTCCTCGAGCGGATCGACGAGTTCGACGCCCAGTTCTTCGGCATCTCGCCGCGCGAAGCCATCTGGCTGGACCCGCAGCAGCGCCTGTTGCTGCAGGTGGCCTGGGAGGCAATGGAGGACGGCGGGCAGGTTCCCGACCGTCTCGCGGGAAGCGAGGTCGGCGTCTTCATGGG
Encoded here:
- a CDS encoding thioesterase II family protein; the encoded protein is MTANTLPENSLLHERITRLTTDKRAQLLARLRAEPSREDTPWLVRFSRGDAPGIRLFCFSYAGSGASIFRGWTDGLPAEVDVWAAQLPGRETRVGEQPLGRMAPVIDALHEAIRPQLDLPYVFFGHSMGALVAFELARRLRSAGDPEPAHLFLAAFRAPQLANPNIKIYHLPDEVLKTVLLKEGTPQQVLENDELMRALLPTLRADFELCDTYEYGAEPPLRMPVSVFGGHQDVRVGRSDLEPWRDQAAGPFRLAMIPGSHFFLHSAQDLLLTELVRDLGSAALIKEGEHVHDRPIAG